One window of Novosphingobium sp. 9U genomic DNA carries:
- a CDS encoding GAF domain-containing protein, giving the protein MFDIAPDTDLPKPLAYAALARSAAALVEGERDPVANMANLAALIWMSVPRLNWAGFYRAVDGELVLGPFIGKPACIRIPIGQGVCGTAAAGGATQLVQDVHAFPGHIACDAESRSELVVPVMVHGQVRAVIDLDSPELARFDEEDAAGIELVARVAATFL; this is encoded by the coding sequence ATGTTCGACATCGCTCCCGACACCGACCTTCCGAAGCCCCTCGCCTATGCCGCATTGGCCCGTTCCGCCGCCGCACTGGTGGAAGGAGAGCGTGATCCGGTCGCCAACATGGCCAACTTGGCTGCGCTGATCTGGATGTCGGTTCCCCGACTGAACTGGGCCGGCTTCTACCGCGCCGTGGATGGCGAGCTGGTGCTGGGGCCCTTCATCGGCAAGCCGGCCTGCATCCGCATCCCCATCGGTCAGGGCGTGTGTGGCACCGCGGCAGCCGGCGGAGCGACTCAGCTGGTGCAGGATGTACACGCCTTCCCAGGGCACATCGCCTGCGATGCCGAAAGCCGCTCCGAACTGGTGGTGCCGGTCATGGTCCATGGGCAGGTCAGAGCCGTGATCGACCTCGACAGTCCCGAACTCGCTCGCTTCGACGAGGAAGACGCAGCGGGGATCGAGCTCGTCGCCCGCGTTGCGGCGACATTCCTTTAG
- a CDS encoding sorbosone dehydrogenase family protein has product MKSWQRTALIVLVVIVLLVAALFAYLNFAHRSDRDPAATTGVDPVLVEPAAQTLPSVSLAKPSGWGDDLAPQAVQGLVVSRFASGLDHPRTLLTLPNGDVLAALTNAPASGRQGGITGFFMKLFMGRVGAADPSPDTIVLLRDAAGDGKAETRSVFRQADMHSPSGMAYGNGKLYIANHNAVLEFAFTPGETKLVGKPKQLMELPGGGNHWMRNLLLSPDGAHLYAAVGSATNIADNGMEAETGRAAIWEIDTATGRRRQYAAGMRNPNGMDWNPSTAEMWAVVQERDMLGPDLVPDYLTNVPVGAQYGWPWVYWKDKFDERVTWPMDTYMLEYTRKPEYAMGAHTAVLGLKFAGAGNRLGDKFENGAFVARHGSWNRKPPSGYDVVFVPFDANGNPRGKPLEVLTGFLEKGGDKAHGRPVWLAFDKAGGLLVSDDTGGVIWRVIAPGAAPSAGPRAVVTKHMEPSKELVDPTQPRGSQANFKAGPDRLLP; this is encoded by the coding sequence ATGAAAAGCTGGCAGCGCACGGCGCTCATCGTTCTGGTCGTCATCGTCCTCCTGGTGGCGGCACTCTTCGCCTACCTCAACTTCGCCCATCGCTCGGACCGGGACCCGGCCGCGACAACCGGCGTCGATCCGGTCCTGGTCGAGCCCGCTGCGCAGACGCTGCCGAGCGTCAGCCTGGCCAAGCCCTCGGGCTGGGGAGACGATCTGGCGCCGCAAGCCGTGCAAGGCCTCGTCGTCAGCCGCTTTGCCAGCGGCCTGGATCACCCGCGCACGCTGCTGACGCTGCCCAATGGAGACGTGCTGGCGGCACTCACCAATGCGCCGGCGAGCGGGCGTCAGGGCGGCATCACCGGATTTTTCATGAAGCTGTTCATGGGCCGCGTCGGTGCGGCGGATCCGTCTCCCGACACGATCGTACTGCTGCGCGATGCCGCCGGTGACGGCAAGGCGGAGACGCGCTCGGTGTTCCGCCAGGCCGACATGCACTCTCCCTCCGGCATGGCTTACGGCAACGGCAAGCTCTACATCGCCAACCACAACGCCGTGCTGGAGTTCGCCTTCACTCCGGGCGAGACCAAGCTGGTCGGCAAGCCGAAGCAGCTGATGGAGCTGCCGGGCGGGGGCAACCACTGGATGCGCAACCTGCTGCTGAGTCCCGATGGCGCACACCTGTACGCGGCTGTCGGTTCGGCCACGAATATCGCCGACAACGGCATGGAGGCCGAAACCGGGCGTGCGGCGATCTGGGAGATCGACACTGCGACCGGCCGCCGCCGCCAGTACGCGGCAGGCATGCGCAACCCGAATGGCATGGACTGGAACCCTTCGACCGCCGAGATGTGGGCGGTGGTGCAGGAGCGCGACATGCTCGGCCCCGATCTGGTGCCGGACTACCTCACCAACGTGCCGGTGGGCGCGCAGTACGGTTGGCCGTGGGTCTACTGGAAGGACAAGTTCGACGAGCGCGTGACCTGGCCGATGGACACCTACATGCTCGAATACACCCGCAAGCCCGAGTATGCGATGGGCGCGCATACCGCCGTGCTGGGGCTCAAGTTCGCTGGTGCCGGCAATCGGCTGGGGGACAAGTTCGAGAACGGCGCATTCGTCGCTCGCCATGGTTCGTGGAACCGCAAGCCGCCGTCCGGTTACGACGTGGTCTTCGTGCCGTTCGACGCCAATGGCAATCCGCGCGGCAAGCCTCTTGAGGTGCTGACCGGCTTCCTCGAGAAGGGCGGCGACAAGGCGCATGGGCGACCGGTGTGGCTCGCCTTCGACAAGGCGGGCGGGCTGCTGGTCAGCGATGACACCGGCGGCGTGATCTGGCGTGTGATCGCGCCGGGAGCTGCTCCCTCCGCGGGCCCTCGCGCGGTTGTCACCAAGCACATGGAGCCGTCGAAGGAACTGGTCGATCCCACGCAGCCGCGCGGATCGCAGGCGAACTTCAAAGCCGGGCCCGACCGCCTGCTGCCCTGA
- a CDS encoding ATP-binding protein, protein MPTQAPDISTLLDRIAGALERLAPPPSPAVDWLCAPAYVWSASGVRPIARLEAPALDLLQGIDNQKARVVTNVQRLAAGHAAHDMLLWGSRGMGKSALLRAAIREAQIDAPGAIALVQVGQDALAGVSELFADLGRENRRFLVFIDDLGFEEGDLSGPRLLRSWLEGGVEARPANVRLAVTANRRAIVSRSMTEQDDPINARDAVDDKLALADRFGLSIGFHNCSQDDYLAIIGGYASALGLAWDAADALEWAQRRGARSGRVAWQYIAELAGRAGVAL, encoded by the coding sequence ATGCCCACCCAAGCTCCCGACATCAGCACCCTTCTCGATCGTATCGCCGGTGCTCTGGAGCGGCTTGCACCGCCGCCCTCACCCGCGGTCGATTGGCTCTGCGCCCCTGCCTACGTCTGGTCGGCCAGCGGTGTACGCCCGATCGCGCGACTGGAGGCTCCGGCGCTCGATCTGCTGCAAGGCATCGACAACCAGAAAGCCCGCGTGGTCACCAACGTGCAGCGCCTCGCGGCTGGCCACGCGGCACATGACATGCTGCTGTGGGGGTCGCGCGGCATGGGTAAGTCCGCCTTGCTGCGAGCCGCGATCCGCGAAGCACAGATCGACGCACCCGGCGCAATCGCCTTGGTTCAGGTGGGTCAGGACGCGCTTGCGGGCGTTTCTGAACTCTTCGCCGACCTGGGCCGCGAGAACCGGCGCTTCCTAGTTTTCATCGACGATCTCGGCTTTGAGGAAGGCGACCTGTCCGGCCCTCGCCTGCTACGCTCCTGGCTTGAAGGCGGCGTCGAAGCCCGCCCGGCGAACGTCCGCCTGGCCGTCACCGCCAACCGCAGGGCGATCGTCTCGCGCTCAATGACCGAGCAGGACGACCCCATCAATGCGCGCGACGCCGTGGACGACAAGCTCGCGCTCGCCGATCGCTTCGGCTTGTCGATCGGCTTCCACAACTGCAGCCAGGACGATTACCTGGCCATCATCGGCGGCTACGCCAGCGCACTCGGCCTGGCATGGGACGCCGCCGACGCGCTGGAGTGGGCACAGCGGCGCGGCGCACGTTCGGGCCGAGTGGCCTGGCAGTACATCGCCGAGCTGGCCGGGCGCGCCGGCGTCGCGCTCTGA
- a CDS encoding L-threonylcarbamoyladenylate synthase, whose product MTPASRSPVIAADPDGIRRAAQHLRDGGLAALPTETVYGLGARADRDASVAAIYRAKGRPSFNPLIVHVGGLQQAEGLAEFDDRARALAAAFWPGPLTMVLPLREAAGLASAVTAGLPTVALRCPAHPVMRAVLEVAGVPIAAPSANRSGGVSPTTAQHVAASLGAAVDLILDAGPCTAGVESTIVALRPDGWQILRPGPITEAHIVAVLGTPSLATSGHGIEAPGQLASHYAPGKPVRLAALTAEPDEFWIGFGSVAGHASLSAGGDLDEAASRLYALLHEAAAAPQPRIAVAPIPELGVGSAINDRLRRAAA is encoded by the coding sequence ATGACGCCGGCCAGCCGATCCCCTGTCATCGCCGCCGACCCTGACGGAATCCGCCGCGCCGCGCAGCACTTGCGCGATGGCGGCTTGGCAGCGTTGCCGACTGAGACGGTCTACGGCCTGGGGGCACGGGCCGACCGCGATGCGAGCGTGGCCGCCATCTACCGCGCCAAAGGGCGGCCGAGCTTCAATCCGCTCATCGTGCATGTGGGTGGCTTGCAGCAGGCCGAGGGCCTGGCCGAGTTCGACGATCGCGCAAGAGCGCTCGCGGCGGCGTTCTGGCCGGGCCCGCTGACGATGGTGCTGCCTTTGCGCGAAGCGGCGGGGCTCGCGAGCGCAGTGACGGCAGGCTTGCCGACTGTCGCGCTGCGCTGCCCCGCGCATCCGGTCATGCGGGCGGTGCTGGAGGTGGCTGGCGTCCCGATCGCCGCGCCCTCTGCCAACCGCAGCGGTGGCGTAAGCCCCACCACGGCTCAGCATGTCGCGGCTTCGCTCGGCGCTGCGGTCGACCTTATACTCGATGCCGGACCTTGCACGGCGGGCGTCGAGTCAACGATCGTGGCGCTGCGGCCGGATGGCTGGCAGATCCTGAGGCCGGGGCCGATCACCGAAGCTCACATCGTCGCGGTACTCGGCACGCCTTCGCTTGCGACGAGTGGCCACGGCATCGAAGCGCCAGGGCAGCTCGCCAGCCACTACGCGCCTGGTAAGCCCGTGCGCTTGGCCGCCCTGACGGCAGAGCCAGACGAATTCTGGATCGGCTTCGGCTCGGTCGCCGGTCACGCCAGCCTGTCGGCGGGCGGTGACCTCGATGAAGCCGCGTCGCGGCTCTACGCTCTGCTGCACGAGGCGGCGGCAGCGCCTCAACCGCGGATTGCGGTCGCGCCGATACCTGAGCTGGGTGTGGGCAGCGCGATCAACGACCGTCTGCGCCGCGCCGCGGCGTGA